In one window of Paraflavitalea soli DNA:
- a CDS encoding HlyD family secretion protein yields the protein MKTFLKQYWALFIPILVLIAAIYFLFRQSTTESNALIGMVDATSVDVAAEFPGRLDSLFVEQGDTVKTGQLLGVLRTNEIDAIRAQALAAVDAAKGQLELLQQGPRKELISATGKLYEIAEDQYDLFSKTYDRMQRLYNADVISGQEKDIFFFKYQAAQKEMETAKLNLEMLQKGTRPELIKSAQAIVKQAEQAYELTKALKENTRIYSPANGVITSLVIHQGEIVSIGYPIMSVEKEHSFILRFNIRQDMAASLKPGVKASVKVPGCEPETFSVTVSTVAPSLTFANWVPSKDKGQFELRTFTIEFKPSDPGSLRGLRSGMTASLQLP from the coding sequence ATGAAAACCTTTCTCAAACAATACTGGGCCCTCTTTATTCCTATACTGGTACTCATAGCTGCCATCTATTTTCTGTTCAGGCAATCCACCACTGAAAGTAATGCCCTCATTGGTATGGTTGATGCTACCAGCGTGGATGTGGCCGCCGAATTCCCCGGCAGGCTGGATAGTTTGTTTGTTGAACAGGGTGATACCGTTAAGACAGGGCAGCTATTGGGCGTTCTCCGTACCAATGAGATTGACGCCATCCGCGCACAGGCCCTGGCCGCTGTGGATGCAGCCAAAGGCCAGCTGGAGCTCTTACAACAAGGCCCCCGCAAAGAACTCATCAGCGCCACCGGCAAATTGTATGAGATCGCAGAAGATCAATATGACCTGTTCAGCAAAACCTATGACCGCATGCAGCGGCTCTACAATGCCGATGTGATCAGCGGACAGGAGAAAGACATTTTCTTCTTTAAGTACCAGGCCGCCCAAAAAGAAATGGAGACTGCCAAACTCAACCTCGAGATGTTACAAAAAGGTACCCGGCCCGAGCTCATCAAAAGCGCACAGGCCATCGTAAAGCAAGCCGAGCAAGCGTATGAGCTTACCAAAGCCCTCAAAGAGAATACGAGGATCTATTCCCCTGCCAATGGCGTGATCACCTCCCTCGTTATCCACCAGGGAGAAATAGTTTCCATTGGCTACCCCATCATGAGTGTGGAAAAGGAACACTCTTTTATACTACGGTTCAATATCCGGCAGGATATGGCTGCTTCCCTGAAGCCTGGTGTCAAAGCCTCTGTTAAAGTGCCGGGCTGTGAACCCGAAACCTTTTCGGTGACCGTATCCACTGTGGCTCCCTCCCTCACTTTTGCCAATTGGGTACCTTCCAAAGACAAAGGCCAGTTTGAACTGCGCACCTTTAC
- a CDS encoding TolC family protein — translation MKQLYLAIILLPVSFSTSAQDVLLQDCFRIAGSRNILVQQTKTSLLARQYNLAAEKQRYVPKIDALASYTYLSRPLEINLQTVRDGILDGSSKQAVNAANTVFQEITGNQLSQTVQDKLYNSSKTILGAVYPDYNPPLSKQSYFLAGLVARQPIYLGNKLTAARNFAESEVTAGAINISLAEKDVQYAIAIQYIRILYLNTLLQTQKGIVAAFDKNKDYGEEMVKNEVLAPYQKSWTKVLLSQARTTYANLGMDKQNAIIELNKLLGIPLDSALTITDTLVYKPGNIPLDDQSAWQQNPAYQLVKSKIATAQTAEQIARSFNLPNIFAVGNLNLYQHELPVAIAPWMVGVEMQWNLFSGTQTLKRKKAARQLVEEVKLAAANTRESLQMQVKVTRNKILAAQNEINTADSARQDIATTRRLVHERVQNQLSSLKDLNDVIIIQGEVEKAYHTAILSYYLALATYWNVYGTPERITELIP, via the coding sequence ATGAAACAACTATACCTGGCTATTATACTGTTGCCTGTTTCCTTTTCCACCTCCGCGCAGGATGTGTTATTGCAAGACTGCTTCCGCATAGCAGGCAGCAGGAATATCCTGGTACAACAAACGAAAACCTCCCTCCTTGCCCGGCAATACAACCTGGCCGCAGAGAAACAACGGTATGTACCCAAGATCGATGCATTGGCCAGTTATACTTACCTGAGCCGCCCCCTGGAGATCAATTTACAAACCGTGAGAGACGGCATCCTCGATGGTAGTTCAAAGCAAGCCGTCAATGCAGCCAACACCGTATTCCAGGAGATCACCGGCAACCAGCTTTCACAGACCGTACAGGACAAATTGTACAATTCATCCAAAACCATCTTAGGTGCAGTATATCCCGATTACAATCCGCCACTCAGCAAACAATCCTACTTTTTGGCAGGCCTTGTGGCGCGGCAGCCTATCTATTTAGGTAATAAATTAACCGCTGCACGGAATTTTGCCGAATCGGAAGTTACTGCTGGCGCCATCAATATCTCCCTTGCTGAAAAAGACGTTCAATACGCCATCGCCATTCAATACATCCGCATACTTTACCTTAATACCCTGCTACAAACACAAAAAGGAATAGTGGCCGCCTTTGATAAGAATAAAGACTATGGGGAAGAAATGGTAAAGAATGAAGTGCTGGCCCCTTACCAGAAAAGCTGGACCAAAGTGTTGTTGTCGCAGGCCCGCACTACCTATGCCAACCTGGGCATGGACAAACAAAATGCCATCATAGAGCTGAATAAATTATTGGGCATTCCACTCGATTCAGCCCTCACCATTACCGATACCCTTGTTTATAAACCCGGCAATATTCCCCTCGATGACCAAAGCGCCTGGCAGCAAAACCCGGCCTATCAACTGGTAAAAAGCAAGATAGCCACCGCCCAAACTGCCGAACAGATTGCACGTTCTTTCAACCTGCCCAATATTTTTGCGGTGGGCAATTTAAATCTTTACCAGCATGAACTACCCGTTGCCATCGCCCCCTGGATGGTAGGAGTGGAAATGCAATGGAACCTCTTCAGCGGTACACAAACCCTTAAAAGAAAGAAAGCCGCAAGGCAACTCGTAGAAGAAGTGAAACTGGCAGCAGCCAATACCCGCGAAAGCCTCCAGATGCAGGTGAAAGTAACCCGCAACAAAATACTGGCGGCACAAAATGAGATCAATACAGCAGATAGCGCCCGGCAGGATATTGCCACCACCCGCCGGCTGGTGCATGAGCGTGTGCAGAATCAGCTTTCTTCCCTCAAAGACCTCAACGATGTGATCATCATACAGGGCGAAGTGGAGAAAGCTTATCATACCGCCATTCTAAGCTATTACCTGGCCCTGGCCACTTACTGGAATGTATATGGTACACCGGAACGCATCACCGAACTAATCCCATAA
- a CDS encoding anion permease has product MKEIRPTALLITVIIGLIIWFIPAPEGVKPNAWHLLAIFLGTIFGIILKAASMGTMAMLGITLCAATQVLAPGDPVHAVTNALSGFGNSTIWLIGLAFFIARGFIKTGLGTRLAYNFIRIFGKGSLGLAYGLNTADLLLAPAIPSNTARAGGVIFPIMKSIAINMGSHPDKPETHRKIGAFLTLGSYNANMITSVMFLTATASNPMAQKFAKDLGITITWTSWAIAALAPGLVCFLLLPLLLYKFFPPELKKTKEAPKMAAEKLKEMGPVSLQEWLMVATFIILLVLWIFGNLFSIDATTGALIGLCILLLSGVLTWEDVKAEKGAWDTIVWFSSLVMMGSYLNSLGFVGWFGNLIGGKMAHLSWQLAFPIIIVVYSYCHYMFASATAQAAAMYPVFLAVGIAVGVPGTMLAIFLGACATLMGSLTHYGHGPAPIFFGSTYVDMKDWWKHGFFISVFFLAIWFVVGGLWWKLLGLW; this is encoded by the coding sequence ATGAAAGAAATAAGACCTACAGCACTGCTCATTACGGTTATCATTGGTTTGATCATCTGGTTTATTCCCGCACCCGAAGGCGTAAAGCCCAATGCCTGGCACCTGCTGGCCATCTTTCTGGGCACCATCTTCGGCATCATCTTAAAAGCAGCTTCCATGGGTACCATGGCTATGCTGGGCATTACCCTTTGCGCTGCCACCCAGGTATTGGCGCCCGGTGATCCCGTCCACGCCGTCACCAATGCTTTGAGCGGCTTTGGCAATTCCACCATCTGGCTGATCGGCCTCGCGTTCTTTATTGCACGCGGCTTTATCAAAACCGGCCTGGGCACCAGACTGGCCTATAACTTCATCAGGATATTCGGCAAAGGGTCACTCGGCCTTGCCTATGGATTGAATACTGCCGACCTGCTACTCGCCCCTGCCATTCCCAGTAATACCGCCCGGGCAGGTGGTGTCATCTTCCCCATTATGAAATCCATTGCCATCAACATGGGCTCCCATCCCGACAAACCCGAAACCCATCGCAAGATCGGCGCCTTCCTCACCCTCGGCAGTTACAATGCCAACATGATCACCTCTGTGATGTTCCTGACCGCTACCGCCAGCAATCCCATGGCCCAGAAGTTTGCCAAGGACCTGGGCATCACCATCACCTGGACCAGTTGGGCCATTGCCGCCCTGGCCCCCGGCCTTGTATGCTTTTTATTATTACCCCTGCTCTTATACAAGTTCTTTCCACCCGAACTCAAGAAAACAAAAGAAGCTCCCAAAATGGCAGCTGAAAAACTGAAGGAGATGGGTCCGGTTTCCCTGCAGGAATGGCTCATGGTAGCCACCTTTATCATACTACTTGTACTATGGATCTTTGGCAACCTTTTTTCTATTGATGCTACCACCGGTGCTTTAATTGGCTTGTGCATTTTACTATTGAGTGGTGTGCTCACCTGGGAAGATGTCAAAGCAGAAAAAGGCGCCTGGGATACCATTGTGTGGTTCTCCTCCCTGGTGATGATGGGTTCTTACCTCAACTCACTGGGATTTGTGGGATGGTTTGGTAACCTCATAGGCGGCAAGATGGCCCACCTGAGCTGGCAACTGGCCTTCCCCATTATTATAGTCGTGTATTCTTACTGTCATTATATGTTTGCCAGCGCCACCGCACAGGCAGCCGCCATGTACCCCGTATTCCTGGCAGTGGGGATTGCAGTAGGTGTGCCCGGCACCATGCTCGCTATTTTCTTAGGCGCCTGCGCTACCCTGATGGGCTCACTCACCCATTATGGCCATGGTCCTGCTCCTATTTTCTTTGGCAGCACCTATGTAGATATGAAGGATTGGTGGAAACATGGATTTTTCATCAGCGTGTTTTTCCTCGCTATCTGGTTTGTTGTAGGAGGATTGTGGTGGAAGTTGCTCGGTTTATGGTAA
- a CDS encoding porin, whose product MRNYLLIILTGLLLFCTTGIAQQTDETSLTHADTVTNFSAFNRSLSFSGVLQTRYVASLTDGVDVNGKNFDPTADPKGVRNTFLVKRARVMIKANINDHFSANILANFADFNGNPSNKVLENAYIKYSLNQYFNVQAGQFRPFFGIEDALPVDIIRTLDFSNQYYAFGKNGWQSFQVGLSVFGHITPDGKWKYFAGVYNGNNRNQATDDDDTKNLYARLETTVAPNFTVAANAGTGSLAGSGAGNAWGGDATAKIDLSTKWQLLLMGEYKAGSDFIAYNNSIITPKPGLSQFRTRGFYFFPTIRYEYKRPRVRAIELSSRYEYLEENYKQNKNPRQTIIPNLSLIFADNFYAVIQLGVAIDLYKNDIPLTSAYSNNLAYAQLQIRF is encoded by the coding sequence ATGAGAAACTACCTGCTAATTATACTTACAGGACTGTTGTTGTTTTGCACAACGGGCATTGCACAGCAAACGGATGAGACCTCCCTCACCCATGCCGACACGGTAACCAATTTTTCGGCCTTCAACCGTTCCCTTAGTTTTTCCGGTGTATTGCAAACACGCTATGTGGCCTCCCTCACCGATGGAGTAGATGTAAATGGCAAGAACTTTGATCCCACTGCTGATCCCAAAGGAGTACGCAATACCTTTCTCGTAAAGCGCGCACGTGTAATGATCAAGGCCAATATCAACGATCACTTTTCGGCCAATATACTCGCCAACTTTGCCGACTTTAATGGCAATCCTTCCAACAAAGTATTGGAGAATGCTTATATCAAGTACTCCCTCAATCAATATTTCAATGTGCAGGCTGGTCAGTTCCGCCCTTTCTTCGGCATTGAAGATGCACTCCCGGTAGATATCATCCGCACACTCGATTTTTCCAATCAGTATTATGCCTTTGGCAAAAACGGATGGCAAAGCTTCCAGGTGGGGCTTTCTGTTTTTGGCCATATCACACCCGATGGGAAATGGAAGTATTTTGCCGGCGTATACAATGGCAACAACAGAAATCAAGCCACTGACGATGACGATACCAAAAACCTATACGCCCGCCTGGAAACTACCGTAGCCCCCAACTTTACCGTGGCAGCCAATGCCGGCACCGGCAGTCTGGCAGGTAGTGGCGCCGGCAATGCCTGGGGAGGAGATGCCACCGCAAAGATCGACCTGTCTACAAAATGGCAGCTGCTCCTGATGGGTGAATACAAGGCTGGTTCTGATTTTATCGCCTACAATAACAGTATTATCACTCCCAAACCAGGCCTTAGCCAGTTCAGGACCCGTGGCTTTTACTTTTTTCCTACCATCCGCTATGAATACAAAAGACCGAGGGTAAGGGCCATCGAATTATCCTCCCGCTATGAATACCTTGAAGAGAATTACAAGCAAAACAAGAACCCACGGCAAACCATCATCCCCAACCTATCCCTGATCTTTGCCGATAACTTTTATGCCGTTATCCAATTGGGAGTGGCCATCGACCTCTATAAAAATGATATTCCCTTAACCAGTGCCTACAGCAACAACCTGGCCTATGCCCAGTTACAGATAAGATTTTAA
- a CDS encoding response regulator — MNTRRLFLVDDDVDEQWIFNTALSAVDPTIQLSGAANGQDAIRQLASSPSVPDVIFLDLNMPVMNGLECLRLIKSNPGLSGIPTIMYSTSADPLTISRTMELGADEFITKPYNFEDLVNTLRHVLDRIVA, encoded by the coding sequence ATGAATACCCGCCGGCTTTTCCTCGTAGACGACGATGTTGATGAACAATGGATCTTTAATACAGCCCTCAGTGCTGTTGACCCCACGATACAATTATCAGGAGCCGCCAACGGACAGGATGCCATCCGGCAGCTGGCCAGTTCCCCTTCAGTCCCCGATGTGATCTTTCTCGACCTTAATATGCCTGTAATGAATGGATTAGAATGCCTGCGCCTTATTAAATCCAATCCGGGCCTTTCTGGAATTCCTACGATCATGTATTCCACATCTGCTGATCCGCTTACCATTTCCAGAACGATGGAACTGGGCGCCGATGAGTTCATTACCAAGCCTTACAATTTTGAAGACCTGGTCAATACACTCCGGCATGTGCTGGACAGGATAGTGGCCTGA
- a CDS encoding sensor histidine kinase has translation MKSIMTGIAPQWQFLQGGGEMGALTRAHPWEGTSVGSPADWPQSLRTTISIVLNSCFPMFLFWGPELLCFYNDAYRPSLGNNGKHPQALGKPAIEVWPEIWTVIRPLIDQVMAGGPSIWREDQLIPIYRNGQLEDVYWTFSYSPVRDESNKVAGILVTCNETTEKVRQFATVLEFSKELKRQVAERTSELAASNLQLRRSNLELEQFAWVASHDLQEPLRKVRVFTGMLKKGNLPPMELIDKIDASTTRMSKLIQDVLDFSRLSTPEALFASVSLEEVVQAVQTDFELLIAEKKATLQYHSLPAIEGIPLQINQLLTNLISNALKFSHPHRLPHIAVTAAEASESDKVAYPELPAGKRYCLLRVKDNGIGFGQEHAQQIFNIFQRLHSKEAFAGTGIGLALCKKIVLNHQGSISAEAIPGEGAVFTVLLPFEQ, from the coding sequence ATGAAATCGATCATGACCGGTATTGCTCCGCAATGGCAGTTCTTACAGGGTGGGGGAGAAATGGGCGCGCTTACCCGGGCTCACCCATGGGAAGGTACCTCTGTGGGATCGCCCGCCGATTGGCCCCAAAGCCTGCGCACTACCATCAGCATTGTGCTCAACAGCTGTTTCCCCATGTTCTTATTCTGGGGGCCGGAGCTGCTGTGCTTTTATAACGATGCCTATCGCCCCAGTCTGGGCAATAATGGAAAACATCCCCAGGCACTTGGTAAACCAGCCATAGAAGTATGGCCTGAAATATGGACGGTGATCAGGCCGCTCATCGACCAGGTAATGGCGGGTGGCCCGTCTATCTGGCGCGAAGACCAGTTAATTCCTATCTACCGCAATGGTCAACTGGAAGATGTGTACTGGACCTTTAGTTATAGTCCCGTGCGCGACGAATCCAATAAAGTAGCGGGCATCCTCGTCACCTGTAATGAAACCACCGAGAAGGTAAGGCAGTTTGCCACCGTACTGGAGTTTTCCAAAGAGTTGAAACGCCAGGTAGCCGAACGCACCTCCGAGTTGGCAGCTTCCAACCTCCAGTTGAGAAGGTCCAACTTGGAACTGGAACAATTTGCCTGGGTAGCTTCGCACGATCTCCAGGAGCCGCTGCGTAAAGTGAGGGTCTTTACCGGCATGCTTAAAAAAGGAAACCTGCCGCCCATGGAGCTGATCGATAAAATAGATGCTTCTACCACCCGGATGAGCAAGCTGATCCAGGATGTGCTGGACTTTTCCCGCCTCTCCACCCCGGAAGCCTTGTTTGCATCCGTAAGCCTGGAAGAAGTTGTTCAGGCGGTACAAACAGATTTTGAACTGCTGATCGCTGAAAAAAAAGCCACCCTTCAATACCACTCCTTGCCGGCCATAGAAGGTATCCCCTTACAGATCAACCAGCTCCTTACCAACCTTATCAGCAATGCCCTCAAATTCAGCCATCCCCACCGCCTGCCGCATATAGCTGTTACAGCAGCCGAGGCCAGTGAGAGCGATAAGGTCGCCTATCCTGAGTTGCCTGCCGGCAAACGGTATTGCCTGCTCCGGGTAAAGGACAATGGCATTGGGTTTGGACAGGAGCATGCCCAGCAGATCTTCAACATATTCCAGCGCCTGCATAGCAAAGAAGCCTTTGCCGGAACGGGTATTGGCCTGGCCCTTTGTAAAAAGATCGTACTTAACCACCAGGGGAGCATCAGTGCCGAGGCCATCCCCGGCGAAGGCGCCGTATTTACCGTACTGCTGCCTTTTGAGCAATAG
- a CDS encoding helix-turn-helix transcriptional regulator has product MEIHFPIPMLSPFIKNYLVIESQEGIMNRTLPDTSLVMSFRYKGQVSFLSNSAPRVLSPFTLTGLRRSDRLISYAKDTANILVFFREAAAHAFIKEPLHELFEDSVALDYFTGYRDLSALEDQLATAPDNAARIDSIEQFLLSRLYNHRPDPMIAAALEKIHAVNGMIRIKELAKGLYISQDAFEKRFRRSVGVTPKQFAFITKMKSVVARALNNQSMADIAFDAGYYDQPHFNKDFKLFTGQTPTEFMKAPVTM; this is encoded by the coding sequence ATGGAGATCCATTTTCCCATACCCATGTTAAGTCCTTTCATCAAAAACTACCTGGTCATTGAAAGCCAGGAAGGAATCATGAACAGGACCCTGCCCGATACCTCCCTCGTCATGTCTTTCCGGTACAAAGGACAGGTAAGTTTCCTCTCCAATAGTGCTCCCCGCGTTCTCTCTCCTTTTACCCTCACAGGACTTCGTAGATCCGACCGGTTGATCAGCTATGCAAAAGATACTGCCAATATCCTGGTTTTCTTCCGGGAGGCCGCTGCCCATGCTTTCATCAAAGAACCCTTGCATGAACTCTTTGAAGACAGCGTTGCCCTGGATTATTTTACAGGCTATCGGGACCTGTCCGCCCTGGAAGACCAACTGGCTACTGCCCCTGACAATGCGGCGCGTATTGACAGCATTGAACAGTTCTTATTGTCCAGGCTATACAACCACCGGCCCGATCCTATGATCGCCGCAGCCCTGGAAAAAATACACGCAGTAAATGGAATGATCAGGATAAAGGAATTGGCCAAAGGACTTTATATCAGCCAGGATGCTTTTGAAAAACGTTTCCGGCGGTCAGTAGGCGTGACGCCCAAACAATTTGCCTTCATCACCAAAATGAAAAGTGTAGTGGCCCGCGCATTGAACAACCAGTCAATGGCCGACATTGCCTTTGATGCCGGCTATTACGATCAGCCCCATTTCAATAAAGATTTTAAATTGTTTACCGGACAAACGCCTACGGAGTTTATGAAGGCGCCGGTAACCATGTAA
- a CDS encoding ArsR/SmtB family transcription factor — MRRDVFQAIADPTRREIINLVAYNSLNLNAIADNFNVSRPAISQHIKILTECGLIVIRQQGRERFCEARLQQLVAVSDWLEPFRKNWEHRFGALDDLLLRMDENEGPAPAKKQAPRKKGKPNK; from the coding sequence ATGAGAAGAGACGTATTCCAGGCAATTGCCGACCCCACCCGCAGAGAGATCATTAACCTGGTGGCCTATAATTCCCTGAACCTGAATGCGATTGCAGACAACTTCAATGTGAGCCGCCCTGCTATTTCGCAGCATATCAAGATATTGACGGAGTGCGGGCTCATTGTGATCAGGCAACAGGGGAGGGAGCGTTTTTGTGAAGCACGTTTACAACAACTGGTGGCCGTATCAGACTGGCTGGAACCCTTCCGTAAAAATTGGGAACATAGGTTTGGCGCATTGGATGACCTGCTGTTGCGCATGGATGAGAACGAGGGACCTGCCCCTGCTAAAAAACAAGCACCGAGGAAAAAGGGAAAACCAAATAAATAG
- a CDS encoding VOC family protein, which produces MQKIVTFLWFDGQAEEAVKFYISLFKDSKIVTIARYPDSVPGLGGKVLTAVFELNGQRFMALDGGPQFKFNEAVSLFINCDNQEEIDYFWNKLTADGGKEGNCGWLKDKFGLSWQVVPARMGELMQPKDPSKGGRAIQALMQMSKISIQTLEEA; this is translated from the coding sequence ATGCAAAAGATCGTCACATTTCTCTGGTTCGATGGCCAGGCCGAAGAAGCAGTGAAGTTTTACATTTCCTTATTCAAGGATTCAAAGATCGTTACCATTGCCCGTTACCCTGATTCAGTACCGGGGTTGGGAGGTAAAGTGCTTACCGCCGTATTTGAGCTCAATGGCCAGCGTTTCATGGCCCTCGATGGAGGTCCGCAATTCAAGTTCAACGAAGCGGTGTCCCTCTTTATCAATTGTGATAACCAGGAAGAGATCGATTATTTCTGGAATAAATTAACAGCCGATGGGGGCAAGGAAGGCAATTGCGGATGGCTGAAAGATAAGTTTGGCCTTTCCTGGCAGGTAGTGCCTGCCCGTATGGGCGAGCTGATGCAGCCCAAAGATCCATCCAAAGGCGGCAGGGCTATACAAGCGCTCATGCAAATGTCGAAGATCAGTATCCAAACACTGGAAGAAGCTTAA